A single window of Mangifera indica cultivar Alphonso chromosome 18, CATAS_Mindica_2.1, whole genome shotgun sequence DNA harbors:
- the LOC123201923 gene encoding ABC transporter G family member 39-like isoform X1 → MFLPSLTKKNMAFNVQLIIGKPPSTKLTVTSLQYLSSQAAVSLPSSLLRYKLPNFSSHSHLARTMSRTMTRRPTMRSGSRRNWMASASLASASIREAWNSQTNVFTQSQRQDDEEELRWAAIERLPTYDRLRKGMLTQVLENGKIVHDEVDVTRFAMEDKKKLMDSILKLIEVDNEKFLNRLRNRTDRVGVEIPKIEVRFENLSVEGDVHVGSRALPTLPNSVINAIESALGSVRLAPSKKKKIQILKDVSGVLKPSRMTLLLGPPASGKTTLLLALAGKLDKELRTSGKITYCGHELHEFVPQRTCAYISQHDLHYGEMTVRETLDFSGRCLGVGTRYDMLAELCRREKEAGIKPDPEIDAFMKATAVVGQETSLVTDYILKILGLDICADTIIGDNMRRGVSGGQRKRVTTGEMLVGPAKVLLMDEISTGLDSSTTFQICKFMKQMVHIMDVTMMISLLQPAPETYDLFDDIILLSEGQIVYQGPRENVLQFFEYMGFKCPDRKGVADFLQEVTSKKDQEQYWFRKNQPYSFVSVSDFVEGFKSFHLGQQIDLDLRVPFDKSKAHPAALVTEKYGIPNRDLFKACFAREWLLMKRNSFVYIFKTTQITIMSLIAMSVFFRTEMKPGTFFGGTKYFGALFFSLVNVMFNGMAELAMTIMKLPVFYKQRDHLFYPAWAFALPIWILRIPLSILESAIWIILTYYTIGFAPSPGRFFRQFLVLLGVHQMALSLFRFIAALGRTEVLSKLLGTFTLLMVFLLGGFIISKNDLEPWMKWAYYMSPMMYGQNALVMNEFLDKRWAKAYNATGSDAHTVAEVLLNTRGFFTDGYWFWICIAALFGFSLLFNILFIGALTYLSPFGESKATVIEDNGGKKKKKQASEEHGVEGINSTMKSSSEMVNLADSKRGMVMPFQPLSLVFNHVNYYVDMPVEMKTQGVEEDRLQLLRDVSGAFRPGVLTALVGVSGAGKTTLMDVLAGRKTGGYIEGSISISGYPKNQETFARVSGYCEQNDIHSPHVTVYESLLYSAWLRLPSEIDTKSRKMFVEEVMDLIELKPLRNALVGLPGIDGLSTEQRKRLTIAVELVANPSIIFMDEPTSGLDARAAAIVMRTVRNTVDTGRTVVCTIHQPSIDIFEAFDDLLLMKRGGQVIYTGPLGRHSHKLVEYFEAIPGVPKIKDGYNPATWMLEVTAPSVEAQMGVDFAEIYANSSLYQRNQQLITELSTPAPGSSDLFFPTKYSRSFFTQCKACFWKQFWSYWRHPEYNTIRFILTICIGLLFGLVFWDKGQKTSNQQDLINFLGAVYAAMTFLGASNATSVQSVVDIERTVFYRERAAGMYSALPYAFGQVLIEIIYVVVQTIIYTLILYSMIGFEWQVDKFFMFFYFIFMCFIYFTLYGMMVVALTPGHQIAAILMSFFLSLWNLFSGFLIPRAQLPVWSRWYYWLSPVAWTINGLVTSQLGDNGETVILPAGTSTTVKQYLKDNWGYDYDFLPVVVVVHMAWVLVFFFVFAYGIKFLNFQRR, encoded by the exons TCTTCTCATTCTC ATCTAGCGAGGACGATGAGCAGAACAATGACTCGTCGCCCGACGATGCGGTCGGGGAGTCGGCGGAACTGGATGGCATCGGCGAGTCTGGCGTCCGCAAGCATCCGAGAGGCGTGGAATTCACAAACAAATGTGTTTACGCAGAGCCAACGGCAGGATGATGAAGAGGAGCTGAGATGGGCGGCAATCGAACGGCTGCCAACGTATGATCGGTTGAGAAAGGGGATGCTGACGCAGGTTCTTGAGAATGGGAAGATTGTGCACGATGAGGTTGATGTGACAAGATTCGCCATGGAAGATAAGAAGAAACTGATGGATAGTATATTGAAACTGATTGAAGTTGACAATGAGAAATTTCTAAACAGACTTCGAAACAGAACAGATAg aGTGGGAgttgaaattccaaaaattgAAGTTCGATTTGAGAATTTATCAGTTGAAGGAGATGTCCATGTTGGAAGTAGAGCACTTCCCACTCTGCCCAATTCTGTTATTAATGCAATCGAg AGCGCTCTGGGTTCAGTTCGTCTTGCtccatcaaagaaaaaaaaaatccaaattcttAAAGATGTTAGTGGAGTCCTCAAACCATCAAg gATGACCCTTCTTCTGGGTCCTCCAGCCTCTGGGAAAACAACATTGTTGCTCGCTCTTGCAGGCAAACTCGATAAGGAACTGAGG ACATCTGGAAAAATTACCTATTGCGGACACGAATTGCACGAGTTTGTTCCTCAGAGGACTTGTGCATACATCAGTCAACATGATCTTCACTATGGAGAGATGACAGTGCGCGAGACATTGGATTTCTCCGGCCGCTGTTTAGGTGTTGGCACCAGATATGATATGCTGGCAGAGCTTTgcagaagagagaaagaagcaGGAATTAAGCCAGATCCTGAGATTGATGCTTTTATGAAAGCCACGGCAGTGGTGGGTCAAGAAACTAGTTTGGTTACAGATTATATTCTCAAG ATTCTTGGCTTGGATATATGTGCTGATACTATAATTGGTGATAACATGAGAAGGGGTGTTTCTGGTGGACAAAGGAAGCGTGTAACTACTG GAGAGATGTTGGTGGGACCAGCAAAGGTTCTTCTAATGGATGAGATATCAACAGGACTGGACAGTTCaaccacttttcaaatttgCAAGTTCATGAAGCAAATGGTTCATATTATGGATGTTACCATGATGATTTCTCTTCTTCAGCCAGCGCCGGAGACATATGATCTCTTTGATGATATTATCCTACTATCAGAAGGTCAAATTGTCTATCAAGGTCCACGGGAGAATGTCCTTCAATTCTTTGAATACATGGGTTTTAAATGCCCAGACAGAAAAGGAGTTGCTGACTTTCTGCAAGAAGTAACTTCCAAGAAGGACCAGGAACAGTATTGGTTTAGGAAGAACCAACCTTACAGTTTTGTTTCGGTTTCTGATTTTGTTGAAGGTTTCAAATCTTTTCACCTTGGCCAGCAGATTGACTTAGATCTTAGAGTTCCTTTTGACAAATCTAAAGCCCACCCTGCTGCATTGGTGACAGAAAAGTATGGCATTCCAAATCGAGATTTGTTCAAGGCATGTTTTGCGAGGGAGTGGCTGCTAATGAAGCGTAattcttttgtttatatattcaaGACTACCCAGATAACGATTATGTCATTAATAGCCATGTCCGTGTTCTTTAGAACAGAAATGAAACCGGGCACTTTCTTTGGTGGAACTAAATATTTTGGAGCGTTGTTCTTCAGTTTAGTTAATGTGATGTTTAATGGGATGGCAGAACTTGCAATGACTATTATGAAGCTTCCTGTCTTCTATAAACAAAGGGATCACTTATTCTACCCTGCATGGGCTTTTGCTTTACCTATATGGATCCTTAGGATCCCTTTATCGATTTTGGAATCAGCTATATGGATCATTCTGACATATTATACAATTGGGTTTGCTCCCTCTCCAGGCAG GTTTTTCCGACAATTCTTGGTATTACTTGGTGTACATCAGATGGCTCTGTCCCTCTTTAGGTTTATTGCTGCTCTTGGAAGAACAGAAGTTCTATCAAAGTTGCTGGGTACCTTCACCTTGCTAATGGTTTTTCTGCTTGGAGGATTTATTATTTCCAAAA ATGACCTTGAGCCATGGATGAAGTGGGCATACTATATGTCTCCTATGATGTATGGACAGAATGCTCTAGTTATGAATGAATTTCTTGATAAAAGATGGGCCAAA GCCTATAATGCCACCGGCAGTGATGCACATACAGTAGCAGAAGTACTTTTAAACACTAGAGGCTTCTTTACCGATGGGTATTGGTTTTGGATTTGCATTGCAGCGCTTTTTGGATTTTCTCTACTCTTCAACATTTTATTCATTGGAGCATTGACTTATTTGAGTC CTTTTGGTGAGTCAAAAGCAACTGTCATAGAGGATAATGGaggcaagaagaaaaagaagcaagCCTCTGAGGAACATGGTGTAGAAG GTATTAACTCGACAATGAAAAGCTCATCCGAAATGGTCAACCTTGCTGACTCCAAAAGAGGAATGGTTATGCCCTTCCAACCCCTTTCACTTGTATTCAACCATGTGAACTACTATGTGGATATGCCTGTT GAAATGAAGACTCAAGGGGTTGAAGAAGATCGTCTTCAACTGTTACGAGATGTTAGTGGTGCTTTCAGACCAGGGGTATTGACGGCACTAGTAGGTGTAAGTGGTGCAGGGAAGACAACTCTGATGGATGTCTTGGCAGGAAGGAAGACTGGAGGGTATATTGAGGGAAGTATTAGCATTTCTGGCTACCCAAAGAACCAAGAAACATTTGCACGTGTAAGCGGTTATTGTGAGCAGAATGACATTCATTCACCTCATGTAACTGTATATGAATCACTTCTATACTCAGCCTGGCTTCGTCTTCCTTCAGAAATAGATACAAAATCACGGAAG ATGTTTGTCGAAGAAGTTATGGACTTGATAGAGCTCAAACCATTGAGGAATGCTTTAGTTGGGCTTCCAGGTATAGATGGCCTTTCAACAGAACAGAGAAAGAGGTTGACAATAGCTGTAGAGCTGGTTGCTAACCCCTCTATCATCTTCATGGATGAGCCAACATCTGGTCTTGATGCTAGAGCAGCTGCCATTGTCATGCGTACCGTGAGAAATACAGTGGATACGGGAAGAACTGTTGTGTGCACCATTCACCAGCCAAGCATAGACATTTTTGAAGCGTTTGATGAT CTACTCTTGATGAAACGAGGTGGACAAGTCATTTATACTGGACCCCTTGGTCGCCATTCTCACAAACTCGTAGAATATTTTGAG GCTATCCCAGGGGTTCCTAAAATTAAGGATGGATACAATCCAGCGACATGGATGCTTGAGGTCACTGCTCCTTCGGTTGAGGCTCAAATGGGTGTGGATTTTGCTGAAATCTATGCCAACTCCTCTTTATATCA GAGGAATCAACAACTTATCACAGAGCTTAGCACTCCAGCTCCGGGATCCAGTGATCTCTTTTTCCCAACCAAATACTCACGATCCTTTTTTACTCAGTGCAAAGCTTGCTTCTGGAAACAATTTTGGTCTTACTGGAGACACCCTGAATATAATACCATCCGGTTTATACTTACGATATGTATTGGCCTTCTTTTTGGTCTCGTCTTCTGGGACAAAGGCCAGAAAAC ATCCAATCAGCAAGATTTGATAAACTTTTTAGGAGCTGTTTATGCTGCTATGACATTCCTCGGAGCTTCCAATGCTACCAGTGTGCAGTCTGTTGTTGATATCGAGAGGACAGTTTTTTACCGTGAAAGAGCAGCTGGGATGTATTCTGCGCTACCTTATGCATTTGGTCAA GTTCTCATAGAGATAATTTATGTGGTAGTTCAAACTATCATCTACACTCTTATCCTCTACTCCATGATTGGATTCGAGTGGCAGGTGGATAAATTCTTCATGTTCTTCTACTTCATATTCATGTGCTTTATCTACTTCACATTGTATGGGATGATGGTTGTGGCATTGACTCCGGGCCACCAAATCGCTGCCATTCTTATGTCCTTCTTCCTAAGTTTGTGGAACTTGTTCTCTGGTTTTCTGATTCCTCGAGCG CAACTTCCTGTGTGGTCAAGGTGGTACTACTGGCTTTCTCCTGTTGCTTGGACCATCAATGGCCTTGTGACTTCTCAGTTGGGTGACAATGGTGAGACTGTAATTCTTCCAGCAGGAACTTCAACAACAGTGAAACAATACCTCAAAGACAATTGGGGATATGACTATGATTTCCTTCCTGTGGTTGTGGTTGTCCATATGGCATGGgttcttgttttcttctttgtGTTTGCCTATGGCATCAAGTTCCTCAACTTCCAGAGGAGATGA
- the LOC123201923 gene encoding ABC transporter G family member 34-like isoform X2 — MAAAFAEEDLARTMSRTMTRRPTMRSGSRRNWMASASLASASIREAWNSQTNVFTQSQRQDDEEELRWAAIERLPTYDRLRKGMLTQVLENGKIVHDEVDVTRFAMEDKKKLMDSILKLIEVDNEKFLNRLRNRTDRVGVEIPKIEVRFENLSVEGDVHVGSRALPTLPNSVINAIESALGSVRLAPSKKKKIQILKDVSGVLKPSRMTLLLGPPASGKTTLLLALAGKLDKELRTSGKITYCGHELHEFVPQRTCAYISQHDLHYGEMTVRETLDFSGRCLGVGTRYDMLAELCRREKEAGIKPDPEIDAFMKATAVVGQETSLVTDYILKILGLDICADTIIGDNMRRGVSGGQRKRVTTGEMLVGPAKVLLMDEISTGLDSSTTFQICKFMKQMVHIMDVTMMISLLQPAPETYDLFDDIILLSEGQIVYQGPRENVLQFFEYMGFKCPDRKGVADFLQEVTSKKDQEQYWFRKNQPYSFVSVSDFVEGFKSFHLGQQIDLDLRVPFDKSKAHPAALVTEKYGIPNRDLFKACFAREWLLMKRNSFVYIFKTTQITIMSLIAMSVFFRTEMKPGTFFGGTKYFGALFFSLVNVMFNGMAELAMTIMKLPVFYKQRDHLFYPAWAFALPIWILRIPLSILESAIWIILTYYTIGFAPSPGRFFRQFLVLLGVHQMALSLFRFIAALGRTEVLSKLLGTFTLLMVFLLGGFIISKNDLEPWMKWAYYMSPMMYGQNALVMNEFLDKRWAKAYNATGSDAHTVAEVLLNTRGFFTDGYWFWICIAALFGFSLLFNILFIGALTYLSPFGESKATVIEDNGGKKKKKQASEEHGVEGINSTMKSSSEMVNLADSKRGMVMPFQPLSLVFNHVNYYVDMPVEMKTQGVEEDRLQLLRDVSGAFRPGVLTALVGVSGAGKTTLMDVLAGRKTGGYIEGSISISGYPKNQETFARVSGYCEQNDIHSPHVTVYESLLYSAWLRLPSEIDTKSRKMFVEEVMDLIELKPLRNALVGLPGIDGLSTEQRKRLTIAVELVANPSIIFMDEPTSGLDARAAAIVMRTVRNTVDTGRTVVCTIHQPSIDIFEAFDDLLLMKRGGQVIYTGPLGRHSHKLVEYFEAIPGVPKIKDGYNPATWMLEVTAPSVEAQMGVDFAEIYANSSLYQRNQQLITELSTPAPGSSDLFFPTKYSRSFFTQCKACFWKQFWSYWRHPEYNTIRFILTICIGLLFGLVFWDKGQKTSNQQDLINFLGAVYAAMTFLGASNATSVQSVVDIERTVFYRERAAGMYSALPYAFGQVLIEIIYVVVQTIIYTLILYSMIGFEWQVDKFFMFFYFIFMCFIYFTLYGMMVVALTPGHQIAAILMSFFLSLWNLFSGFLIPRAQLPVWSRWYYWLSPVAWTINGLVTSQLGDNGETVILPAGTSTTVKQYLKDNWGYDYDFLPVVVVVHMAWVLVFFFVFAYGIKFLNFQRR; from the exons ATGGCTGCCGCTTTTGCTGAAGAAGATCTAGCGAGGACGATGAGCAGAACAATGACTCGTCGCCCGACGATGCGGTCGGGGAGTCGGCGGAACTGGATGGCATCGGCGAGTCTGGCGTCCGCAAGCATCCGAGAGGCGTGGAATTCACAAACAAATGTGTTTACGCAGAGCCAACGGCAGGATGATGAAGAGGAGCTGAGATGGGCGGCAATCGAACGGCTGCCAACGTATGATCGGTTGAGAAAGGGGATGCTGACGCAGGTTCTTGAGAATGGGAAGATTGTGCACGATGAGGTTGATGTGACAAGATTCGCCATGGAAGATAAGAAGAAACTGATGGATAGTATATTGAAACTGATTGAAGTTGACAATGAGAAATTTCTAAACAGACTTCGAAACAGAACAGATAg aGTGGGAgttgaaattccaaaaattgAAGTTCGATTTGAGAATTTATCAGTTGAAGGAGATGTCCATGTTGGAAGTAGAGCACTTCCCACTCTGCCCAATTCTGTTATTAATGCAATCGAg AGCGCTCTGGGTTCAGTTCGTCTTGCtccatcaaagaaaaaaaaaatccaaattcttAAAGATGTTAGTGGAGTCCTCAAACCATCAAg gATGACCCTTCTTCTGGGTCCTCCAGCCTCTGGGAAAACAACATTGTTGCTCGCTCTTGCAGGCAAACTCGATAAGGAACTGAGG ACATCTGGAAAAATTACCTATTGCGGACACGAATTGCACGAGTTTGTTCCTCAGAGGACTTGTGCATACATCAGTCAACATGATCTTCACTATGGAGAGATGACAGTGCGCGAGACATTGGATTTCTCCGGCCGCTGTTTAGGTGTTGGCACCAGATATGATATGCTGGCAGAGCTTTgcagaagagagaaagaagcaGGAATTAAGCCAGATCCTGAGATTGATGCTTTTATGAAAGCCACGGCAGTGGTGGGTCAAGAAACTAGTTTGGTTACAGATTATATTCTCAAG ATTCTTGGCTTGGATATATGTGCTGATACTATAATTGGTGATAACATGAGAAGGGGTGTTTCTGGTGGACAAAGGAAGCGTGTAACTACTG GAGAGATGTTGGTGGGACCAGCAAAGGTTCTTCTAATGGATGAGATATCAACAGGACTGGACAGTTCaaccacttttcaaatttgCAAGTTCATGAAGCAAATGGTTCATATTATGGATGTTACCATGATGATTTCTCTTCTTCAGCCAGCGCCGGAGACATATGATCTCTTTGATGATATTATCCTACTATCAGAAGGTCAAATTGTCTATCAAGGTCCACGGGAGAATGTCCTTCAATTCTTTGAATACATGGGTTTTAAATGCCCAGACAGAAAAGGAGTTGCTGACTTTCTGCAAGAAGTAACTTCCAAGAAGGACCAGGAACAGTATTGGTTTAGGAAGAACCAACCTTACAGTTTTGTTTCGGTTTCTGATTTTGTTGAAGGTTTCAAATCTTTTCACCTTGGCCAGCAGATTGACTTAGATCTTAGAGTTCCTTTTGACAAATCTAAAGCCCACCCTGCTGCATTGGTGACAGAAAAGTATGGCATTCCAAATCGAGATTTGTTCAAGGCATGTTTTGCGAGGGAGTGGCTGCTAATGAAGCGTAattcttttgtttatatattcaaGACTACCCAGATAACGATTATGTCATTAATAGCCATGTCCGTGTTCTTTAGAACAGAAATGAAACCGGGCACTTTCTTTGGTGGAACTAAATATTTTGGAGCGTTGTTCTTCAGTTTAGTTAATGTGATGTTTAATGGGATGGCAGAACTTGCAATGACTATTATGAAGCTTCCTGTCTTCTATAAACAAAGGGATCACTTATTCTACCCTGCATGGGCTTTTGCTTTACCTATATGGATCCTTAGGATCCCTTTATCGATTTTGGAATCAGCTATATGGATCATTCTGACATATTATACAATTGGGTTTGCTCCCTCTCCAGGCAG GTTTTTCCGACAATTCTTGGTATTACTTGGTGTACATCAGATGGCTCTGTCCCTCTTTAGGTTTATTGCTGCTCTTGGAAGAACAGAAGTTCTATCAAAGTTGCTGGGTACCTTCACCTTGCTAATGGTTTTTCTGCTTGGAGGATTTATTATTTCCAAAA ATGACCTTGAGCCATGGATGAAGTGGGCATACTATATGTCTCCTATGATGTATGGACAGAATGCTCTAGTTATGAATGAATTTCTTGATAAAAGATGGGCCAAA GCCTATAATGCCACCGGCAGTGATGCACATACAGTAGCAGAAGTACTTTTAAACACTAGAGGCTTCTTTACCGATGGGTATTGGTTTTGGATTTGCATTGCAGCGCTTTTTGGATTTTCTCTACTCTTCAACATTTTATTCATTGGAGCATTGACTTATTTGAGTC CTTTTGGTGAGTCAAAAGCAACTGTCATAGAGGATAATGGaggcaagaagaaaaagaagcaagCCTCTGAGGAACATGGTGTAGAAG GTATTAACTCGACAATGAAAAGCTCATCCGAAATGGTCAACCTTGCTGACTCCAAAAGAGGAATGGTTATGCCCTTCCAACCCCTTTCACTTGTATTCAACCATGTGAACTACTATGTGGATATGCCTGTT GAAATGAAGACTCAAGGGGTTGAAGAAGATCGTCTTCAACTGTTACGAGATGTTAGTGGTGCTTTCAGACCAGGGGTATTGACGGCACTAGTAGGTGTAAGTGGTGCAGGGAAGACAACTCTGATGGATGTCTTGGCAGGAAGGAAGACTGGAGGGTATATTGAGGGAAGTATTAGCATTTCTGGCTACCCAAAGAACCAAGAAACATTTGCACGTGTAAGCGGTTATTGTGAGCAGAATGACATTCATTCACCTCATGTAACTGTATATGAATCACTTCTATACTCAGCCTGGCTTCGTCTTCCTTCAGAAATAGATACAAAATCACGGAAG ATGTTTGTCGAAGAAGTTATGGACTTGATAGAGCTCAAACCATTGAGGAATGCTTTAGTTGGGCTTCCAGGTATAGATGGCCTTTCAACAGAACAGAGAAAGAGGTTGACAATAGCTGTAGAGCTGGTTGCTAACCCCTCTATCATCTTCATGGATGAGCCAACATCTGGTCTTGATGCTAGAGCAGCTGCCATTGTCATGCGTACCGTGAGAAATACAGTGGATACGGGAAGAACTGTTGTGTGCACCATTCACCAGCCAAGCATAGACATTTTTGAAGCGTTTGATGAT CTACTCTTGATGAAACGAGGTGGACAAGTCATTTATACTGGACCCCTTGGTCGCCATTCTCACAAACTCGTAGAATATTTTGAG GCTATCCCAGGGGTTCCTAAAATTAAGGATGGATACAATCCAGCGACATGGATGCTTGAGGTCACTGCTCCTTCGGTTGAGGCTCAAATGGGTGTGGATTTTGCTGAAATCTATGCCAACTCCTCTTTATATCA GAGGAATCAACAACTTATCACAGAGCTTAGCACTCCAGCTCCGGGATCCAGTGATCTCTTTTTCCCAACCAAATACTCACGATCCTTTTTTACTCAGTGCAAAGCTTGCTTCTGGAAACAATTTTGGTCTTACTGGAGACACCCTGAATATAATACCATCCGGTTTATACTTACGATATGTATTGGCCTTCTTTTTGGTCTCGTCTTCTGGGACAAAGGCCAGAAAAC ATCCAATCAGCAAGATTTGATAAACTTTTTAGGAGCTGTTTATGCTGCTATGACATTCCTCGGAGCTTCCAATGCTACCAGTGTGCAGTCTGTTGTTGATATCGAGAGGACAGTTTTTTACCGTGAAAGAGCAGCTGGGATGTATTCTGCGCTACCTTATGCATTTGGTCAA GTTCTCATAGAGATAATTTATGTGGTAGTTCAAACTATCATCTACACTCTTATCCTCTACTCCATGATTGGATTCGAGTGGCAGGTGGATAAATTCTTCATGTTCTTCTACTTCATATTCATGTGCTTTATCTACTTCACATTGTATGGGATGATGGTTGTGGCATTGACTCCGGGCCACCAAATCGCTGCCATTCTTATGTCCTTCTTCCTAAGTTTGTGGAACTTGTTCTCTGGTTTTCTGATTCCTCGAGCG CAACTTCCTGTGTGGTCAAGGTGGTACTACTGGCTTTCTCCTGTTGCTTGGACCATCAATGGCCTTGTGACTTCTCAGTTGGGTGACAATGGTGAGACTGTAATTCTTCCAGCAGGAACTTCAACAACAGTGAAACAATACCTCAAAGACAATTGGGGATATGACTATGATTTCCTTCCTGTGGTTGTGGTTGTCCATATGGCATGGgttcttgttttcttctttgtGTTTGCCTATGGCATCAAGTTCCTCAACTTCCAGAGGAGATGA